The Magnetospirillum sp. genome includes a region encoding these proteins:
- a CDS encoding Spy/CpxP family protein refolding chaperone, whose protein sequence is MKRPVVRPLVLAAILGATLVAWQASPSQAQSTGLTVTQLVPPAVQTTPPRPKRETIDARLVRLHADLQITPAQQPLWEPVARTMRANAANMEKRVAARRVRGTQYPTALEDIKIDQEFAKAHLDGLVDLTASFTTLYDAMPDAQKRVADKVFGNFNNQRGAART, encoded by the coding sequence ATGAAACGCCCCGTCGTACGCCCTCTCGTCCTAGCCGCCATTCTGGGTGCAACGCTGGTCGCTTGGCAGGCGAGCCCGTCGCAGGCGCAATCGACGGGCCTTACCGTCACGCAGCTCGTGCCCCCGGCTGTGCAGACGACACCGCCGCGTCCCAAGCGCGAAACGATCGATGCGCGCCTCGTGCGGCTGCACGCCGATCTGCAGATCACGCCCGCCCAGCAGCCTCTCTGGGAGCCGGTCGCGCGCACGATGCGCGCCAATGCGGCCAACATGGAAAAGCGCGTTGCTGCCCGGCGTGTCCGCGGGACGCAATATCCGACGGCGCTTGAAGATATCAAGATCGACCAGGAATTCGCCAAGGCGCATCTCGACGGCCTTGTCGATCTGACGGCGTCGTTCACGACGCTCTATGACGCGATGCCCGACGCGCAGAAGCGGGTCGCCGACAAGGTGTTCGGCAATTTCAACAACCAGCGCGGTGCGGCACGCACTTAA
- a CDS encoding DUF423 domain-containing protein yields the protein MRIWLALAALNGLVAVAFGAAGSHILSGQLEAADLARVRLAADYQLFHALALLGVAALAERRGNLRLFLAGLCFALGIAGFAGGLYARALAGIAAGPIVPIGGSLLMLGWFWLFAAAFGHRR from the coding sequence ATGCGGATTTGGCTCGCACTGGCAGCTTTGAACGGGCTGGTCGCCGTCGCCTTCGGGGCGGCGGGCAGCCATATTCTGTCGGGCCAACTCGAGGCGGCCGATCTCGCCCGCGTGCGCCTGGCCGCCGACTACCAGCTCTTCCACGCCCTTGCCCTGCTGGGCGTTGCTGCCCTGGCCGAGCGGCGCGGCAATCTGCGCCTGTTCCTGGCCGGGCTCTGTTTTGCGCTCGGTATTGCCGGATTTGCGGGCGGACTCTACGCGCGGGCCCTCGCCGGCATCGCGGCCGGGCCCATCGTGCCGATCGGCGGCAGCTTGCTGATGCTGGGCTGGTTCTGGCTGTTCGCGGCCGCTTTCGGGCACAGGCGCTGA
- a CDS encoding nuclear transport factor 2 family protein: MSGFDPWRARSAALFANEAFYQAFADRDYEGMSALWAHTLPILCLHPGWPALVGREAVLDSWKRLLGGAAIGLEMSHPRIHFVGAVAFVSCSERVGRDWLAATNAFAQEDGVWRMVFHQAGPAPPPPPEADPDSGDPGSRPN, encoded by the coding sequence ATGTCGGGTTTCGATCCGTGGCGCGCACGCAGTGCGGCACTTTTCGCGAACGAAGCGTTCTACCAGGCCTTCGCCGATCGCGATTACGAAGGTATGTCGGCCCTATGGGCCCATACCCTGCCGATCCTGTGCCTGCATCCGGGCTGGCCGGCACTGGTCGGCCGGGAAGCCGTGCTCGACAGCTGGAAGCGGCTGCTCGGCGGGGCGGCGATCGGGCTCGAAATGTCGCATCCGCGCATTCATTTTGTAGGCGCGGTTGCATTCGTAAGCTGCAGCGAAAGGGTCGGGCGCGACTGGCTCGCAGCGACCAACGCCTTTGCGCAGGAAGACGGCGTCTGGCGCATGGTCTTCCACCAAGCCGGGCCCGCCCCGCCGCCGCCGCCCGAGGCCGACCCCGATTCCGGCGATCCAGGATCGCGTCCGAACTAG
- a CDS encoding uroporphyrinogen-III synthase: MTGPKRRLQILVTRPRGEADLFAVALAMRGHDAVVAPLLDIVVDDAPPLDLAGVQAVLFTSANGVRAFAHTQKNRDLKAFCVGDATAAAARNAGFGTVESASGDVETLAALVQKRLDPKDGTLIHATGTAVAGDLAGVLGAEGFTVRRVQLYRADTATKLPDDAAEALRSGRIDVVTFFSPRTAEIFARLVHDAGLGDSLARVTALALAPSALEIAREQGCRFKAAIAAEQPNEASLLEAIDRLAETADAPAIGPEPRPAAAKPAAAAASGGPPVAPPAASRGVLLPFVMALLAGGIGAGGALYWQNTMGAPKSGVSATVAVPPATGALEQRLAAVDRRLAQIEQRPAPTVASAAPSAAVDLGPLETRLEALEARATVDPGTQSALAAMMAENRRLAGELARIQAEVERLQGGIVEQTADRAAVRRAEFRLAVGQLRDAAMVGRPFAAELALVREMAGEARRPEDFLALAQAAERGIETRASLSRRFPALANAMVAAARTGDVAGRWGELLERVQGLLSIRRVGEIAGDDASARVARAEVMANAGDLAGAIAAFDGVQGAAWIAPARDWIEAVRLRLAVEREIAALAAAGGG; encoded by the coding sequence ATGACGGGGCCCAAGCGCCGCCTGCAGATCCTGGTCACGCGGCCACGCGGCGAGGCTGATCTGTTTGCGGTCGCCCTTGCCATGCGCGGGCACGACGCGGTGGTGGCGCCTTTGCTCGACATCGTCGTGGACGATGCGCCGCCGCTCGATCTTGCGGGCGTGCAGGCGGTGCTGTTCACCTCGGCCAACGGCGTGCGCGCTTTTGCGCATACGCAGAAGAACCGCGACCTCAAAGCGTTCTGCGTGGGCGATGCGACGGCGGCGGCAGCACGCAATGCCGGTTTCGGCACGGTCGAAAGCGCTTCGGGCGACGTCGAAACTTTGGCGGCGTTGGTGCAAAAGCGCCTCGACCCCAAAGACGGCACGCTGATCCACGCAACGGGTACGGCCGTTGCGGGCGATCTTGCGGGCGTGCTGGGCGCGGAAGGTTTCACCGTGCGCCGCGTGCAGCTCTATCGCGCCGACACGGCCACCAAACTGCCCGACGATGCGGCCGAGGCGTTGCGCAGTGGACGCATCGACGTGGTCACTTTTTTCTCGCCGCGCACGGCCGAAATTTTCGCGCGCCTCGTCCACGATGCCGGGCTTGGCGATTCGTTGGCGCGCGTGACGGCCCTTGCCCTTGCCCCCAGCGCGCTTGAAATCGCGCGCGAGCAAGGCTGCCGCTTCAAAGCCGCGATCGCCGCCGAACAGCCCAACGAAGCTTCCCTACTCGAAGCGATCGACCGCTTGGCCGAGACAGCGGATGCGCCTGCAATTGGGCCAGAGCCGCGCCCCGCTGCTGCAAAGCCTGCGGCGGCGGCGGCGTCCGGCGGTCCGCCCGTCGCACCGCCGGCAGCGTCGCGCGGCGTATTGCTGCCGTTCGTGATGGCATTGCTCGCCGGCGGCATCGGGGCGGGTGGTGCGCTCTATTGGCAAAACACGATGGGGGCGCCCAAGAGCGGCGTATCGGCGACGGTCGCCGTGCCGCCGGCAACCGGTGCGCTCGAACAGCGCCTGGCCGCCGTCGATCGGCGCTTGGCGCAGATCGAACAGCGACCGGCGCCGACAGTTGCATCTGCGGCGCCAAGCGCCGCCGTCGATCTTGGTCCGCTCGAAACGCGGCTCGAAGCGCTCGAGGCGCGTGCGACGGTCGATCCAGGCACGCAATCGGCCTTGGCCGCGATGATGGCCGAGAATCGCCGCTTGGCGGGCGAACTTGCGCGTATCCAGGCCGAGGTCGAACGCCTGCAAGGCGGCATTGTCGAGCAGACGGCCGATCGCGCGGCCGTGCGGCGCGCCGAGTTTCGCTTGGCTGTGGGGCAGTTGCGCGATGCTGCGATGGTCGGCCGGCCCTTTGCCGCCGAGCTCGCACTTGTGCGCGAGATGGCGGGCGAGGCGCGTCGGCCTGAAGATTTTCTCGCACTGGCCCAGGCGGCCGAGCGCGGGATCGAGACGCGCGCGAGCCTGTCCCGGCGCTTTCCGGCCCTTGCAAACGCGATGGTCGCCGCGGCGCGCACGGGCGACGTTGCCGGGCGCTGGGGCGAATTGCTCGAACGCGTTCAGGGGCTGTTGTCGATCCGGCGCGTGGGCGAAATCGCAGGCGACGATGCAAGTGCGCGCGTGGCGCGCGCCGAAGTGATGGCGAATGCGGGCGACCTTGCGGGTGCAATTGCCGCGTTCGACGGCGTGCAAGGGGCGGCGTGGATTGCACCGGCGCGCGACTGGATCGAAGCGGTGCGTCTGCGCCTGGCGGTCGAGCGCGAAATTGCCGCTCTTGCCGCTGCGGGCGGCGGCTGA
- the hemC gene encoding hydroxymethylbilane synthase: MTALLRIGTRGSPLALWQANETKRLLAAAHPALAAEGAIAITVIKTTGDRIQDRTLAEAGGKGLFTKEIEEALLACEIDLAVHSMKDVPTFLPAGLGIVTMLKREDPRDALIAGPGVAGLDDLPKGTVVGTASLRRGAQLRARRPDIVVVPLRGNVDTRLEKVRNGTVGATFLAYAGLKRLGRLADVSAVLSTSDMLPAVAQGAIGIECRLDDAQTRSYLAALDDAPTHVAVTAERGLLERLDGSCRTPIGALAVGLAGDRLRLDGLVVRPDGSGLLTTSREGPKSDALAMGEDAGEELKGRAGPGYFQ, encoded by the coding sequence ATGACGGCTTTATTGCGGATCGGAACGCGCGGCTCGCCGCTGGCGCTGTGGCAGGCCAACGAAACCAAGCGGTTGCTGGCAGCAGCCCATCCGGCGTTGGCGGCCGAAGGGGCGATCGCCATCACGGTGATCAAGACCACCGGCGACCGGATTCAGGACCGTACGCTCGCGGAAGCGGGCGGCAAGGGCTTGTTCACCAAAGAGATCGAGGAAGCGCTGTTGGCGTGCGAAATCGATCTTGCCGTCCATTCCATGAAGGACGTGCCGACCTTCCTGCCGGCAGGGCTTGGCATCGTCACCATGCTGAAACGCGAAGATCCGCGCGACGCGCTGATTGCCGGCCCCGGCGTGGCAGGCCTCGACGACCTGCCAAAGGGCACGGTCGTGGGGACGGCGAGCTTGCGGCGCGGGGCGCAATTGCGTGCCCGCCGTCCGGATATCGTCGTCGTGCCCTTGCGCGGCAATGTGGATACGCGGCTTGAAAAGGTCCGCAATGGCACGGTCGGGGCCACGTTCCTCGCCTATGCGGGCTTGAAGCGCCTTGGGCGCTTGGCTGACGTGAGTGCCGTTTTGTCCACTTCCGACATGCTGCCGGCCGTAGCGCAAGGAGCGATCGGCATCGAATGCCGTCTCGACGACGCGCAGACGCGCAGCTACCTCGCCGCCCTCGACGATGCGCCCACGCATGTGGCCGTCACGGCCGAACGCGGACTGCTTGAGCGGCTCGACGGTTCGTGCCGCACGCCGATCGGCGCACTTGCGGTTGGGCTTGCGGGCGACCGTCTGCGGCTCGACGGTCTCGTTGTGCGCCCCGACGGCAGCGGGCTGCTGACCACTTCGCGCGAAGGCCCCAAGAGCGACGCGCTGGCGATGGGGGAAGACGCGGGCGAAGAACTCAAGGGCCGGGCTGGCCCCGGCTATTTCCAATGA
- the tsaD gene encoding tRNA (adenosine(37)-N6)-threonylcarbamoyltransferase complex transferase subunit TsaD yields MKPILGLETSCDETAAALVAPDGRILAQRLLSQTREHAPFGGIVPEIAARSHLAHLPRLVDETFAAAGLGWSDIEAVAATTGPGLIGGVIVGATFGKAASLARGLPFVAVNHLEGHALSARMGADVRFPYLLLLVSGGHCQLLGVLGVGRYRLLGSTLDDAVGEAFDKVAKLLGLPYPGGPEIERLAHSGHAKRFDLPRPLAGRAGCDFSFAGLKTAVRLLVEKVGPLDENARADIAASFQAAVADTLADRTTNAARMFVAELPAASHLVVAGGVAANRTLGQRLAKTAERFGLAFVAPPPALCTDNAAMIAWAGIERLQLGLVDGLGIACRPRWPLEELARVPAA; encoded by the coding sequence ATGAAGCCGATTCTGGGTCTCGAAACCAGCTGCGACGAAACCGCCGCCGCCCTTGTGGCGCCGGACGGGCGCATCTTGGCGCAGCGCCTGCTCTCGCAGACGCGCGAGCACGCGCCATTCGGCGGCATCGTGCCCGAGATCGCAGCGCGCTCGCACCTTGCGCACTTGCCGCGCCTTGTGGACGAGACCTTCGCCGCCGCCGGCCTCGGCTGGAGCGATATCGAAGCGGTGGCGGCCACCACGGGGCCAGGCCTCATCGGCGGCGTGATTGTCGGGGCAACCTTCGGCAAGGCGGCTTCCCTCGCGCGCGGGCTGCCCTTCGTGGCGGTCAACCATCTCGAAGGGCATGCGCTGTCGGCGCGCATGGGCGCGGATGTGCGGTTTCCGTATCTGCTGCTGCTGGTCTCGGGCGGGCATTGCCAATTGCTCGGCGTGCTCGGCGTCGGGCGCTATCGCCTGCTCGGCAGCACGCTCGACGATGCGGTCGGCGAAGCGTTCGACAAGGTCGCCAAATTGCTGGGCCTGCCCTATCCGGGCGGACCCGAGATCGAGCGGCTGGCGCACAGCGGCCACGCCAAACGTTTCGATCTGCCGCGTCCGCTTGCGGGCCGGGCCGGCTGCGATTTTTCGTTCGCCGGTCTCAAGACCGCCGTGCGCTTGCTCGTCGAAAAAGTCGGCCCGCTCGACGAAAACGCCCGCGCCGACATTGCCGCGTCGTTCCAGGCGGCCGTTGCCGACACGCTCGCCGACCGAACGACCAATGCTGCGCGCATGTTCGTTGCGGAACTTCCGGCAGCATCCCATTTGGTCGTCGCCGGCGGGGTTGCCGCCAACCGCACCTTGGGCCAGCGTTTGGCAAAGACGGCCGAACGCTTCGGCCTCGCCTTCGTGGCGCCGCCGCCAGCCTTGTGCACCGACAATGCCGCCATGATCGCCTGGGCCGGGATCGAACGGCTGCAGCTCGGGCTTGTCGACGGACTCGGCATTGCCTGCCGGCCGCGCTGGCCGCTCGAAGAACTCGCGCGCGTGCCCGCCGCATGA
- a CDS encoding NAD(P)-dependent glycerol-3-phosphate dehydrogenase: MSRNFKTIAVIGAGAWGTALAQTAARAGLKPTLWAYEPATVAEIAERHTNSVFLPGVALDPTIAATADLAAAVADADIVLAATPAQHLRATLQRLKLPTDVPLILATKGIELGTGALMSTVAQAAAPGHPIAILTGPTFAREVALAQPTAVTLAASDATLGRALAQALATPHFRIYRNDDVVGAQVGGAVKNVVALGCGIVAGLALGDNARAALMTRGLAEMVRLGVALGGRAETLMGLSGLGDLALTCNNDQSRNMRFGRALGRGLTPAQALADPALGLAHAVIEGVEGAASVGALARERRVDMPIVAALDAILHHGASVAQTVDALLNRPLKEE; the protein is encoded by the coding sequence ATGAGCCGCAATTTCAAAACCATTGCCGTGATCGGCGCAGGCGCTTGGGGAACGGCGCTAGCGCAAACGGCGGCGCGCGCGGGCCTCAAACCCACCTTGTGGGCGTACGAGCCCGCGACCGTTGCCGAAATCGCCGAGCGCCACACCAACAGCGTCTTTCTGCCGGGAGTGGCCCTCGATCCCACGATCGCAGCGACGGCCGATCTCGCTGCGGCCGTCGCCGATGCCGATATCGTGCTGGCGGCGACACCCGCCCAGCATCTGCGCGCGACCTTGCAGCGCTTGAAGCTGCCAACGGACGTGCCGCTGATCCTCGCCACCAAAGGGATCGAGCTTGGCACCGGCGCCTTGATGAGCACGGTGGCGCAAGCGGCGGCCCCCGGCCATCCGATTGCGATCCTGACCGGACCTACCTTCGCGCGCGAAGTGGCCCTCGCCCAGCCCACGGCCGTGACGCTCGCCGCAAGCGACGCCACACTCGGCCGAGCGCTCGCACAGGCTTTGGCGACACCGCATTTTCGCATCTACCGCAACGACGACGTGGTCGGCGCCCAAGTCGGCGGGGCCGTCAAAAACGTCGTCGCCCTTGGCTGCGGCATCGTCGCGGGCCTCGCCCTTGGCGACAATGCGCGCGCGGCCTTGATGACGCGAGGGCTGGCCGAAATGGTACGCCTGGGTGTGGCCCTCGGCGGCCGGGCCGAAACCTTGATGGGGCTCTCGGGCCTCGGCGACCTCGCACTCACCTGCAACAACGACCAGTCGCGCAACATGCGCTTCGGGCGCGCACTCGGGCGCGGCCTCACGCCTGCCCAAGCGCTCGCCGACCCGGCCTTGGGCTTGGCGCATGCCGTGATCGAGGGGGTGGAGGGTGCCGCCTCGGTCGGCGCCCTTGCCCGCGAGCGGCGCGTGGACATGCCGATCGTCGCCGCCCTCGACGCGATTTTGCACCACGGTGCGAGCGTGGCGCAGACCGTCGATGCGCTGCTCAATCGCCCGCTCAAAGAGGAATGA
- a CDS encoding EVE domain-containing protein, with amino-acid sequence MAFWLMKSEPDVYPWSKLVADKRGSWDGVRNHLAKLNLKAMKKGDRAFFYHSNIGKEIVGTMEIVREAYPDPSAEKGEWFMVDVAPLTAAATPLGLATIKTLPELAEMSLLKMSRLSVQPVRPAEWKFICKRLGIAP; translated from the coding sequence ATGGCTTTCTGGCTGATGAAAAGCGAACCCGACGTCTATCCGTGGTCGAAACTCGTCGCCGACAAGCGCGGCTCTTGGGATGGTGTTCGCAACCATCTTGCCAAGCTCAATCTCAAAGCCATGAAAAAGGGTGATCGCGCCTTTTTCTACCATTCCAACATCGGCAAGGAGATCGTCGGCACGATGGAAATCGTGCGCGAAGCCTATCCCGATCCGAGTGCGGAAAAGGGCGAATGGTTCATGGTCGACGTGGCCCCGCTCACGGCCGCCGCAACCCCGCTTGGCCTTGCGACGATCAAGACGCTGCCCGAGCTTGCCGAAATGTCGCTCCTCAAAATGTCGCGCCTGTCGGTGCAGCCGGTGCGCCCGGCGGAGTGGAAATTCATCTGCAAGCGCCTTGGCATTGCCCCATGA
- a CDS encoding Rieske (2Fe-2S) protein, whose translation MTVLCRLDEIPDPGGKGFVFGEAEKREEIFVMRKGDKVYGYRNRCPHALVPLDWTSDQFLDPSRTMIMCAMHGALFAIEDGRCIAGPTRGRGLAAIAVRLVEDGAASPVLVWDKSTD comes from the coding sequence ATGACGGTGCTGTGCCGCCTCGACGAGATCCCCGATCCGGGCGGCAAAGGGTTTGTGTTCGGCGAGGCCGAGAAACGCGAAGAAATTTTTGTCATGCGCAAGGGTGACAAGGTCTACGGCTATCGCAATCGCTGCCCGCATGCGCTGGTCCCGCTCGACTGGACGAGCGACCAGTTTCTCGACCCCTCGCGCACCATGATCATGTGCGCAATGCACGGCGCGCTCTTCGCGATCGAAGACGGGCGCTGCATTGCCGGGCCGACGCGCGGGCGCGGGCTTGCCGCCATCGCCGTGCGGCTGGTCGAGGACGGCGCGGCAAGCCCCGTTCTGGTATGGGACAAATCGACCGATTGA